One region of Gossypium raimondii isolate GPD5lz chromosome 6, ASM2569854v1, whole genome shotgun sequence genomic DNA includes:
- the LOC105773473 gene encoding uncharacterized protein LOC105773473 isoform X2: MATLSMDIATTFINFTTRCRRRSGIKTTVLPLFFKSSTINTRSLSSKPLPSSSLTVLSTSNFSKVNRCRRFSVAATATTTPQSEDSDVSTKIPPDTRIPATIITGFLGSGKTTLLNHILTADHGKRIAVIENEYGEVDIDGSLVAAKAAGAEDIVMLNNGCLCCTVRGDLVRMIAELVSKKKGKFDHIVIETTGLANPAPIIQTFYAEDQVFNDVKLDGVVTLVDAKHAGFHLDEVKPKGVVNEAVEQIAYADRIIVNKTDLVGEPEITSLVKRIRSINGMAHLKHTEFGKVDLEYVLGIGGFDLERIESSVNDGAKEDHAHHHDHDHHHHHHHEHEHKHDHHHDHTHDPGVSSVSIVCEGSLDLEKANIWLGTLLLERSEDIYRMKGLLSVQGMDERFVFQVRSVTFDWEFMTYFKDHQTGYGEQMNRE, from the exons atggcGACGCTATCAATGGACATCGCCACAACGTTCATCAACTTCACCACTCGTTGTCGCCGCCGCTCCGGAATAAAAACCACGGTTCTCCCTCTTTTCTTCAAATCCTCCACCATCAATACCCGCTCCCTTTCTTCCAAACCGTTGCCTTCTTCATCTCTCACCGTTTTATCCACCTCCAATTTCTCCAAAGTTAACCGCTGCCGCCGGTTCTCAGTAGCTGCCACCGCCACTACTACTCCACAGAGCGAGGATTCCGACGTTTCTACTAAAATTCCTCCTGATACTCGCATTCCCGCCACCATAATCACCGGCTTTTTGGGATCTGGCAAG ACAACATTACTCAATCACATCTTGACTGCAGATCACGGGAAGCGTATAGCAGTGATAGAGAATGAG TATGGTGAAGTAGACATCGATGGCTCTCTTGTTGCTGCTAAAGCTGCTGGGGCTGAGGACATAGTCATGCTTAACAATGGCTGTCTCTGCTGTACTGTAAGGGGTGATCTTGTGAGGATGATTGCAGAGCTAGTCAGTAAGAAGAAAGGGAAATTTGACCACATTGTAATCGAGACTACAG GGTTGGCAAATCCTGCACCAATAATTCAGACATTTTATGCTGAGGATCAGGTTTTCAATGATGTCAAGTTAGATGGTGTTGTTACTCTAGTTGATGCAAAACATGCTGGCTTTCATTTGGATGAGGTCAAACCAAAGGGAGTGGTCAATGAGGCAGTAGAGCAAATTGCTTATGCTGACCGCATAATTGTAAACAAG ACTGATCTTGTTGGTGAGCCAGAAATTACGTCCCTGGTTAAGCGGATAAGG AGCATTAATGGTATGGCTCATCTCAAGCACACAGAGTTTGGAAAAGTTGACTTGGAGTATGTTCTTGGGATAGGAGGCTTTGATTTGGAGAG GATTGAGAGTTCCGTCAATGATGGTGCTAAAGAAGATCATGCTCACCATCATGATCAtgatcatcaccatcatcatcatcatgaaCATGAGCATAAACATG ACCATCATCATGATCATACTCATGACCCAGGAGTTTCCTCTGTCAGCATAGTTTGTGAAGGGAGCTTAGATCTAGAGAAG GCTAACATATGGCTTGGTACATTGTTGTTGGAACGTAGCGAGGACATTTACCGGATGAAAGGTCTTCTTTCTGTTCAGGGTATGGATGAGAGGTTCGTCTTTCAGGTGAGGAGCGTGACGTTTGATTG GGAGTTCATGACATATTTCAAGGATCACCAGACCGGTTATGGGGAGCAGATGAACCGAGAATAA
- the LOC105773473 gene encoding uncharacterized protein LOC105773473 isoform X1 has protein sequence MATLSMDIATTFINFTTRCRRRSGIKTTVLPLFFKSSTINTRSLSSKPLPSSSLTVLSTSNFSKVNRCRRFSVAATATTTPQSEDSDVSTKIPPDTRIPATIITGFLGSGKTTLLNHILTADHGKRIAVIENEYGEVDIDGSLVAAKAAGAEDIVMLNNGCLCCTVRGDLVRMIAELVSKKKGKFDHIVIETTGLANPAPIIQTFYAEDQVFNDVKLDGVVTLVDAKHAGFHLDEVKPKGVVNEAVEQIAYADRIIVNKTDLVGEPEITSLVKRIRSINGMAHLKHTEFGKVDLEYVLGIGGFDLERIESSVNDGAKEDHAHHHDHDHHHHHHHEHEHKHDHHHDHTHDPGVSSVSIVCEGSLDLEKANIWLGTLLLERSEDIYRMKGLLSVQGMDERFVFQGVHDIFQGSPDRLWGADEPRINKIVFIGKNLNAEELEKGFKACLL, from the exons atggcGACGCTATCAATGGACATCGCCACAACGTTCATCAACTTCACCACTCGTTGTCGCCGCCGCTCCGGAATAAAAACCACGGTTCTCCCTCTTTTCTTCAAATCCTCCACCATCAATACCCGCTCCCTTTCTTCCAAACCGTTGCCTTCTTCATCTCTCACCGTTTTATCCACCTCCAATTTCTCCAAAGTTAACCGCTGCCGCCGGTTCTCAGTAGCTGCCACCGCCACTACTACTCCACAGAGCGAGGATTCCGACGTTTCTACTAAAATTCCTCCTGATACTCGCATTCCCGCCACCATAATCACCGGCTTTTTGGGATCTGGCAAG ACAACATTACTCAATCACATCTTGACTGCAGATCACGGGAAGCGTATAGCAGTGATAGAGAATGAG TATGGTGAAGTAGACATCGATGGCTCTCTTGTTGCTGCTAAAGCTGCTGGGGCTGAGGACATAGTCATGCTTAACAATGGCTGTCTCTGCTGTACTGTAAGGGGTGATCTTGTGAGGATGATTGCAGAGCTAGTCAGTAAGAAGAAAGGGAAATTTGACCACATTGTAATCGAGACTACAG GGTTGGCAAATCCTGCACCAATAATTCAGACATTTTATGCTGAGGATCAGGTTTTCAATGATGTCAAGTTAGATGGTGTTGTTACTCTAGTTGATGCAAAACATGCTGGCTTTCATTTGGATGAGGTCAAACCAAAGGGAGTGGTCAATGAGGCAGTAGAGCAAATTGCTTATGCTGACCGCATAATTGTAAACAAG ACTGATCTTGTTGGTGAGCCAGAAATTACGTCCCTGGTTAAGCGGATAAGG AGCATTAATGGTATGGCTCATCTCAAGCACACAGAGTTTGGAAAAGTTGACTTGGAGTATGTTCTTGGGATAGGAGGCTTTGATTTGGAGAG GATTGAGAGTTCCGTCAATGATGGTGCTAAAGAAGATCATGCTCACCATCATGATCAtgatcatcaccatcatcatcatcatgaaCATGAGCATAAACATG ACCATCATCATGATCATACTCATGACCCAGGAGTTTCCTCTGTCAGCATAGTTTGTGAAGGGAGCTTAGATCTAGAGAAG GCTAACATATGGCTTGGTACATTGTTGTTGGAACGTAGCGAGGACATTTACCGGATGAAAGGTCTTCTTTCTGTTCAGGGTATGGATGAGAGGTTCGTCTTTCAG GGAGTTCATGACATATTTCAAGGATCACCAGACCGGTTATGGGGAGCAGATGAACCGAGAATAAACAAGATTGTATTCATCGGCAAGAACTTGAATGCAGAGGAATTGGAGAAGGGTTTTAAAGCTTGTTTACTATGA